The Tachyglossus aculeatus isolate mTacAcu1 chromosome 22, mTacAcu1.pri, whole genome shotgun sequence genome window below encodes:
- the LOC119943433 gene encoding vomeronasal type-1 receptor 90-like, whose translation MSLVARLSGDISGVFWYYGECLTWVACVDAGGGSCKPLEQLIAPRESNVKESHEEVCFISQTGLGIRGNSLLTMVYLTSLLLGSKPKPTDLVIILLALVHNMMLLAGWITRTAGILELRIVQINAECKLLDYIYRITRGLSICTSTLLSVVQAITISPCTSYLFKLKVQIPDVILPVLASLWMPNLLISTQRLYQVVASHNATTIGSNCYAIPIDTILQGLILTFMALCDILSLGIMSCSSGYMALLLHLASCKSQVQRLHSTGQAPEISPERRATKILVLLVSCFVVFYFGDLILSLFLGTFMKNNDTLLNAGMFVVSGYATVSPFVLLTCDTRVIKFLGDFLGNKI comes from the exons ATGAGTCTCGTGGCTCGTCTCTCTGGTGATATTTCAGGGGTTTTCTGGTACTATGGAGAATGCTTGACCTGGGTGGCCTGTGTTGATGCAGGCGGAGGATCATGTAAGCCACTAGAGCAGCTCATAGCCCCCAGAGAGAGTAATGTCAAGGAGAGCCATGAAG AAGTCTGTTTCATCTCTCAGACTGGACTAGGTATCAGGGGGAACTCTCTTCTCACCATggtctacctcacctcgctcctcCTGGGTTCCAAACCAAAGCCCACAGACCTGGTCATTATTCTCCTAGCTCTAGTCCACAACATGATGCTTCTTGCCGGGTGGATCACCAGAACAGCAGGAATATTGGAGCTGCGGATTGTACAGATCAATGCTGAGTGTAAGCTGCTTGACTACATCTACCGCATCACCCGGGGCCTCTCCATCTGCACCAGCACCCTCCTGAGCGTggtccaggccatcaccatcagtcctTGCACCTCCTATCTATTCAAGCTCAAGGTTCAGATCCCAGACGTCATCCTCCCGGTTTTAGCCAGCTTGTGGATGCCAAACCTGCTGATAAGCACCCAACGTTTGTACCAAGTGGTCGCTTCACATAATGCAACCACCATTGGGAGCAATTGTTACGCTATTCCCATAGACACAATCCTCCAGGGTCTTATTCTCACCTTCATGGCTCTCTGTGACATCCTCTCTCTGGGGATCATGAGCTGCTCCAGTGGCTACATGGCCCTTCTCTTGCATCTTGCATCTTGCAAGAGCCAGGTCCAACGTCTTCACAGTACCGGCCAAGCCCCTGAAATATCACCAGAGAGACGAGCCACCAAGATCCTTGTGCTGCTTGTGAGCTGCTTTGTAGTTTTCTACTTTGGAGACTTAATCCTTTCCCTGTTCCTAGGGACATTCATGAAGAATAATGACACCCTCTTGAATGCTGGCATGTTTGTTGTCAGTGGATATGCCACTGTCAGCCCCTTTGTCTTGCTCACCTGTGACACAAGAGTCATCAAGTTCCTAGGTGATTTTCTGGGGAATAAGATCTGA